A region from the Acaryochloris thomasi RCC1774 genome encodes:
- a CDS encoding DUF6876 family protein: MITAEALQQNLAHCTGTEQWYRHPLGITYTDGIKILTEDAQCMWLVDAITSHQKSYQIIYNPDLQEFQLWLLKVNEDRSAILACYEDSPSTCEPAISQLIPSTDFPMQEIKLYMEQGTLLLPSEH, from the coding sequence ATGATTACCGCAGAAGCACTTCAGCAAAATCTCGCGCATTGCACCGGCACCGAGCAATGGTACCGGCATCCACTGGGAATCACTTACACAGACGGCATCAAGATATTGACCGAGGATGCCCAGTGTATGTGGCTTGTGGATGCGATCACATCTCACCAAAAAAGCTACCAGATTATATACAACCCTGACCTACAAGAGTTCCAGCTCTGGCTGCTGAAAGTTAATGAGGATCGCAGCGCAATCCTAGCCTGCTACGAAGACAGCCCCAGCACTTGCGAACCTGCGATCAGCCAGCTAATCCCCTCCACGGACTTCCCGATGCAGGAAATCAAGCTTTATATGGAGCAAGGAACACTACTGCTTCCCTCAGAACACTAA
- a CDS encoding DUF6876 family protein gives MKPKELEQRLRQFQPSPTRHRHFTGLLYTDGILYIIEKLEIEWLVLAIATHQKGTSITASKELQQFQCWKFHNGSTPVLFCYRDRLNTSPEFGRQVRATAFPLPELELFVVEGCLMLPSEYEGS, from the coding sequence ATGAAACCGAAAGAACTTGAGCAACGGCTCAGGCAGTTTCAGCCTAGCCCCACTCGCCACCGACATTTCACTGGGCTTTTATACACCGATGGAATTCTATACATCATTGAAAAGCTTGAAATTGAGTGGTTAGTACTTGCGATCGCCACTCACCAGAAAGGCACCAGCATCACAGCTAGCAAAGAACTACAGCAATTCCAATGCTGGAAATTTCACAATGGCAGCACTCCTGTCCTGTTTTGCTACAGGGATAGGCTCAACACATCTCCAGAATTTGGCCGTCAAGTCCGTGCTACAGCCTTCCCCTTGCCTGAACTAGAGCTATTCGTTGTCGAGGGTTGTCTCATGCTGCCCTCGGAATACGAAGGCTCCTGA